From one Paenibacillus sp. FSL K6-1330 genomic stretch:
- a CDS encoding cytosine deaminase, whose amino-acid sequence MIIQNAKLRGKEGLWNIVVKDGKFEQITQSLETTANEEVIDVGGSLVLPPFIEPHIHLDTTLTAGEPEWNLSGTLFEGIQRWSERKAFLTHEDVKTRSKTALKWQMAQGIQHVRTHVDVTDPSLTAVKAMLEVKEEMAPYIDIQLVAFPQEGIHSYPNGAELLEESLKMGVDVVGGIPHFEFTREYGVDSMKVAFDLAEKYDRLIDIHCDEIDDEQSRFVEVVAKEAYERGLGSRTTASHTTAMGSYNDAYTYKLFRLLKMADLNFVSNPLVNIHLQGRFDTYPKRRGLTRVKELQEAGLNVCFGHDDIFDPWYPLGTGNMLQVLHMGIHASQLLGYDQIVNSIDLITKNSARTLHIEDVYGIEEGKPANFIVLEAENEYEAIRKQAAVLYSFRGGRKIAETKPRDTSIVLEGGSEKVTFNK is encoded by the coding sequence ATGATTATACAGAACGCAAAATTGCGGGGTAAAGAAGGCTTATGGAATATCGTCGTGAAAGACGGGAAGTTTGAGCAAATCACGCAGTCATTGGAAACAACTGCGAATGAGGAAGTCATTGACGTTGGCGGCTCGCTTGTGCTGCCGCCGTTCATTGAACCTCACATTCATCTGGACACAACATTAACGGCGGGCGAGCCGGAGTGGAATTTGAGCGGAACGTTGTTCGAAGGCATCCAGCGTTGGTCAGAACGCAAGGCGTTCCTGACGCATGAAGATGTCAAAACGCGCTCCAAAACGGCGCTCAAGTGGCAGATGGCGCAGGGCATCCAGCATGTACGGACGCATGTGGACGTTACCGATCCAAGCTTAACCGCAGTTAAAGCGATGCTGGAAGTGAAAGAAGAAATGGCACCGTACATCGACATCCAGCTTGTTGCTTTTCCGCAGGAAGGCATTCACTCTTACCCGAACGGCGCGGAATTGCTGGAAGAGTCGCTGAAAATGGGCGTTGACGTGGTCGGCGGCATTCCGCACTTCGAATTCACGAGGGAGTATGGCGTCGATTCGATGAAGGTTGCGTTTGACCTCGCCGAAAAATACGACCGTCTTATCGACATCCATTGCGACGAAATCGATGATGAGCAATCCCGTTTCGTGGAAGTCGTCGCCAAAGAAGCCTACGAACGCGGACTGGGCTCCCGCACGACAGCAAGCCACACGACGGCGATGGGCTCATACAATGATGCCTATACGTACAAATTATTTAGATTGCTGAAGATGGCTGACCTGAATTTCGTCTCCAACCCTCTGGTTAACATCCACCTGCAGGGACGCTTCGACACGTATCCGAAAAGAAGAGGGCTGACTCGCGTCAAAGAGCTGCAGGAAGCCGGTCTCAATGTGTGCTTCGGTCACGATGACATCTTTGATCCATGGTATCCGCTAGGCACGGGCAACATGCTTCAGGTGCTGCACATGGGCATCCATGCATCGCAGTTGCTCGGTTACGATCAAATCGTGAACTCAATCGATCTCATTACGAAAAACAGCGCGAGAACGCTGCATATCGAGGACGTGTACGGTATTGAAGAAGGCAAGCCTGCCAACTTCATCGTTCTTGAAGCGGAGAACGAATATGAGGCTATTCGCAAACAGGCGGCAGTGCTTTATTCGTTCAGAGGCGGCCGCAAAATCGCGGAAACGAAGCCGCGGGACACGTCGATCGTTCTTGAGGGCGGTTCAGAGAAAGTTACTTTCAATAAATAA
- a CDS encoding DUF998 domain-containing protein, with protein MAKQLVHAKPITKTASRFALISVLAGTLFILILSSLHILEPKFDPTWRFISEYALGTSGWMMQLSFGMLAVAQISVMVTIFPQIRNITGYIGLVILGISAIGVIIAGIFVTDPISISPEDATFNGRMHSIGAMLDYTPLASVLISFSLTRVDTWRPIRSLLILSSVIAIVAMLLFVLQIPQDGQFGPDVLAGLFGRFLIAAEIAWLLIVGIHAAKLGSFKRK; from the coding sequence TTGGCTAAGCAGCTAGTCCATGCAAAACCTATAACAAAGACTGCTTCCAGATTTGCGCTTATATCGGTCCTCGCTGGGACGTTGTTCATTTTAATCCTTTCTAGTCTTCATATTCTGGAGCCTAAATTTGATCCGACATGGCGCTTTATCAGCGAGTATGCGCTTGGCACCTCTGGTTGGATGATGCAATTGTCTTTTGGAATGCTGGCGGTTGCCCAAATCAGTGTCATGGTTACGATTTTCCCGCAAATTCGTAACATCACAGGATACATAGGACTTGTCATACTAGGGATCAGTGCAATTGGCGTCATCATCGCGGGGATCTTCGTCACCGATCCAATTTCTATCAGTCCAGAGGATGCAACGTTCAATGGCAGAATGCATTCGATTGGAGCGATGCTTGACTATACGCCACTGGCCTCAGTCTTGATTAGTTTTTCGCTAACTCGAGTCGATACTTGGAGACCGATTAGGAGTCTGCTCATTCTAAGTTCTGTTATTGCAATAGTCGCTATGCTCCTATTTGTACTTCAAATTCCCCAAGATGGACAGTTTGGACCCGATGTTCTGGCAGGTTTGTTCGGACGATTCTTAATTGCAGCCGAAATTGCATGGCTACTCATTGTCGGAATCCATGCTGCAAAGCTGGGATCTTTTAAAAGGAAATAG
- a CDS encoding MFS transporter, translating into METTSENAGVFDAKYRALTIGIILAVTTVAFEGLALVTIAPTLAQQLDGLHLFGWIFSAFLLAQILGTMIIGQRINRMGVFASFGISIFIFVTGIVIAAASVNMMMLLAGRVFQGFGAGAIITCVYYSITLGYPDKLRSKILALFSGAYILPALIGPYIAGLIAEYVSWRFVFWMVLPFIGLAVLLTLPAFRKFTVRRDSTPKNSRKEGYALLLTIGTGLLLVGLSLVTNWNGILLSVAGLVILIKPLRTLLPEGTLRARAGLPATIASRGFFVACYNATESYAVLALTDVKKLPADLAGLIVAAGALSWSTAAWLQSRYDIKDHGKGRKKRVTIGIGFMIIGVLSVLLAVGLPAGGIGFAVLSQLFTGFGIGLAHPTTGAIALQHAKAGEEGEISASLQFTDAFSPGLSIGIGGALIAISQSLDLGILTGILLALSLQFIFVLLSFTISFRIKD; encoded by the coding sequence ATGGAAACGACCTCCGAAAATGCCGGGGTTTTCGACGCCAAGTATAGAGCACTAACTATAGGGATCATTCTTGCGGTAACGACCGTTGCGTTTGAAGGACTGGCACTTGTGACGATTGCTCCGACCCTGGCTCAACAATTAGACGGGCTGCATTTGTTCGGCTGGATATTCAGCGCTTTTCTTTTGGCACAAATCCTTGGAACGATGATTATCGGTCAGCGGATCAACCGAATGGGCGTTTTTGCGTCGTTTGGCATATCGATTTTTATTTTTGTGACAGGCATCGTGATTGCGGCTGCTTCCGTGAACATGATGATGTTACTCGCAGGGAGAGTGTTTCAGGGATTTGGTGCAGGGGCTATTATTACGTGCGTGTATTACAGCATTACTTTGGGTTATCCCGATAAGCTGAGATCGAAAATACTTGCATTGTTTTCTGGGGCTTATATTTTGCCTGCATTAATCGGCCCTTATATTGCCGGATTAATAGCGGAGTATGTGTCCTGGAGATTTGTTTTTTGGATGGTGCTTCCTTTCATTGGTTTGGCTGTACTGCTGACGCTTCCCGCTTTTCGCAAATTTACTGTGAGACGGGATTCCACTCCAAAGAACAGCCGAAAAGAAGGATATGCGTTACTGCTAACGATTGGAACGGGCTTGCTGCTGGTGGGATTAAGTCTGGTAACCAATTGGAATGGTATATTGCTTTCGGTAGCTGGATTGGTGATCTTGATTAAGCCTTTGCGAACATTGCTGCCAGAAGGTACCTTAAGAGCTAGAGCAGGTCTGCCAGCTACGATTGCTTCAAGAGGTTTCTTCGTTGCTTGCTATAATGCTACTGAAAGCTATGCCGTCTTGGCTTTGACCGATGTGAAGAAGCTTCCTGCAGATTTAGCGGGACTGATTGTGGCCGCGGGTGCGTTAAGCTGGTCAACGGCGGCTTGGCTGCAGTCAAGGTATGATATTAAAGACCACGGGAAGGGCCGAAAGAAACGGGTAACAATCGGTATTGGATTTATGATCATTGGAGTTTTATCAGTACTGCTGGCTGTTGGCCTACCTGCAGGGGGAATTGGATTTGCAGTTCTTTCGCAGCTCTTCACTGGGTTTGGCATCGGTCTGGCACATCCAACCACCGGAGCCATTGCGCTGCAGCACGCGAAAGCAGGGGAAGAGGGAGAAATATCCGCCAGTCTTCAGTTTACAGATGCATTTAGTCCTGGCTTGAGTATTGGAATCGGCGGGGCCCTCATTGCGATTAGTCAGTCGCTGGATTTGGGTATATTGACGGGGATATTATTGGCTTTGTCTCTCCAATTTATCTTTGTGCTCTTGAGTTTTACGATTTCCTTCCGCATCAAAGATTGA
- a CDS encoding response regulator transcription factor — protein sequence MYKILIVDDEADLRKLLTDYFEINGYFVMTAKDSREALRKVEQGPDLVLLDINMPGQNGLEVCEIIRDFVSCPILFLTARVEDADKVAGFRAGGDDYILKPFSIRELGARVEAHLRREQRIQTKTSVRFNNDLILNYTSRELYYQDTRIPMAKKEFEIIELLSLNPGTVFEKERIHEKIWGLDDEGDSSVIAEHIRRIRAKLKEYSCEDRIETVWGVGYKWSRS from the coding sequence GTGTATAAAATACTGATCGTGGACGATGAAGCGGATCTTCGAAAGCTGCTGACCGATTACTTTGAAATCAACGGGTATTTCGTCATGACGGCCAAGGACAGCCGGGAGGCCCTGCGTAAAGTGGAACAAGGACCCGATCTCGTTTTGCTGGATATCAACATGCCTGGGCAGAACGGTCTTGAAGTATGCGAAATCATCAGAGATTTTGTCTCGTGCCCAATCTTATTTTTAACCGCTCGAGTCGAAGATGCCGATAAAGTAGCCGGCTTTCGAGCAGGAGGCGATGACTATATCCTGAAACCCTTTAGTATTCGCGAGCTCGGCGCCAGGGTCGAAGCGCATTTGCGCAGGGAACAGCGAATTCAAACGAAAACCTCGGTGCGGTTTAACAATGATTTGATCCTTAACTATACGTCCCGGGAACTCTATTATCAGGATACACGCATTCCTATGGCTAAAAAAGAGTTCGAGATCATCGAATTGCTGTCCTTGAATCCCGGCACGGTGTTCGAGAAGGAGCGCATTCACGAAAAAATCTGGGGTCTTGACGATGAAGGCGATAGCAGCGTTATCGCGGAGCATATTCGGCGAATTCGCGCCAAATTAAAGGAATACAGCTGTGAAGATCGAATCGAGACGGTTTGGGGTGTAGGATACAAATGGTCGAGATCATGA
- a CDS encoding ArsR family transcriptional regulator, with protein MPFSISQSHVFRHLRILSEAGIVRSRSKAQLRIYLSLKRSQSF; from the coding sequence TTGCCATTTAGTATCAGCCAGTCGCACGTATTCCGTCATTTGCGCATTTTGAGCGAAGCAGGGATAGTGCGCTCCCGTAGCAAAGCGCAGCTGCGAATATATCTATCCTTGAAGAGGTCTCAATCATTTTGA
- a CDS encoding ATP-binding protein, whose translation MVEIMNRLLLKRLTLLQSFILLCVLTILAVLAIITLEFAWAENLRQRFGETDWILPCLVAAVLLTVAAGIVTMAILFYRWKLKRPLEILKQASENISANDLDFSISYDSRDEMGELISIFENMRSQLEKNIRTIWRSVEERKQLNAIFAHDLRTPLSVLKGYAEFLATYYPEKKLSEEKVLDLIHTMNLHIVRLENYAEAMNSIQKLEDVPVHRQPMDMIPLTVLLNDSAQQIARQLGKGFVSSIENANTIINVDAHVVMQVFENLVANAARYATSQVNVCYVIQDDSIHVTVTDDGTGFSDDALDKAALPFYRGEVWDATEHRGLGLYVCKVLCEIHDGSLQVENRPHGGGCVTARFGMELINS comes from the coding sequence ATGGTCGAGATCATGAATAGGCTACTGCTAAAACGACTTACCTTGCTGCAATCGTTTATCCTGTTATGCGTTCTCACGATCTTGGCCGTACTGGCCATCATCACTCTGGAGTTCGCCTGGGCAGAGAACCTGAGGCAACGTTTTGGTGAGACCGATTGGATTCTGCCCTGCCTCGTCGCGGCGGTGCTGCTCACCGTGGCAGCCGGAATTGTCACCATGGCTATTTTATTTTACAGATGGAAACTAAAACGTCCGCTGGAGATATTGAAGCAAGCATCCGAGAATATTTCGGCCAACGATCTAGACTTCAGCATATCCTATGACAGCCGGGACGAGATGGGCGAACTGATCTCCATTTTTGAAAACATGCGCTCACAATTGGAAAAAAATATTAGGACAATCTGGCGATCGGTTGAGGAGCGCAAACAGCTCAATGCGATTTTCGCCCATGATCTGAGGACGCCCCTATCTGTGCTGAAAGGGTATGCGGAGTTTCTCGCCACCTATTACCCCGAAAAGAAATTGTCAGAAGAAAAGGTGCTGGACCTGATCCATACCATGAACCTTCACATCGTTCGTCTGGAAAACTATGCGGAGGCCATGAACTCGATTCAGAAGCTGGAGGACGTCCCGGTGCATCGCCAACCGATGGATATGATCCCGTTGACGGTTTTACTGAACGACAGTGCCCAACAAATTGCTAGGCAGCTCGGCAAAGGCTTCGTCTCTTCCATCGAAAACGCAAATACCATAATAAACGTGGATGCCCATGTCGTCATGCAGGTTTTCGAGAATCTGGTAGCCAATGCGGCGCGATACGCAACCAGTCAGGTGAACGTTTGTTATGTCATCCAGGATGACTCAATCCATGTTACCGTCACAGACGACGGAACCGGTTTCTCGGACGATGCCCTGGACAAGGCTGCGCTTCCTTTTTACCGCGGGGAGGTGTGGGATGCAACCGAACATCGTGGGCTAGGACTTTATGTTTGCAAGGTGCTTTGCGAAATACATGATGGGAGCCTGCAGGTCGAAAATAGACCTCACGGCGGTGGGTGTGTGACGGCACGTTTTGGAATGGAGTTGATAAATAGTTGA
- a CDS encoding DUF2089 domain-containing protein yields MKYPIITQCPVCDHQLHAVKLECGHCRTTIENTFELSKLALLSPEQLHFVITFLVNRGNIKEVEKELGISYPTVRGKLNDIITALGYDTRKKPEVDEKKVISMLENGDITADEAVKMLKDE; encoded by the coding sequence ATGAAATATCCCATCATCACACAGTGTCCTGTATGTGACCACCAACTGCACGCCGTTAAGCTGGAATGCGGACATTGCCGGACGACGATTGAGAACACGTTTGAATTATCAAAGCTGGCTCTACTCTCGCCCGAACAACTCCATTTTGTGATCACCTTTCTAGTAAACAGAGGCAATATAAAGGAAGTGGAGAAAGAGCTGGGCATATCTTACCCGACGGTACGGGGCAAGCTCAATGATATCATTACAGCCCTCGGATATGATACGCGGAAGAAGCCGGAAGTTGATGAGAAGAAAGTCATTTCCATGCTGGAGAATGGCGATATCACCGCGGATGAAGCGGTCAAAATGTTGAAGGATGAATGA
- a CDS encoding CD3324 family protein, with translation MRYINATVVLPEELVEKLQDYIQGEYLYIPAKKNEHKVWGELSGARKEINKRNNDILNAYLAGASVEELAESFFLSTYAIRKIIYQK, from the coding sequence GTGAGATATATTAATGCTACTGTCGTCTTGCCGGAGGAACTAGTTGAAAAACTGCAGGATTATATACAAGGAGAATACCTCTATATACCCGCTAAAAAAAATGAACATAAAGTCTGGGGAGAGCTGTCCGGCGCACGAAAAGAGATTAACAAAAGAAATAATGATATTCTGAATGCATATTTAGCTGGCGCTTCAGTCGAGGAACTCGCAGAATCATTCTTTTTATCAACCTATGCTATCAGAAAAATAATATATCAGAAATAG
- a CDS encoding Cfr family 23S rRNA (adenine(2503)-C(8))-methyltransferase yields the protein MKHLSKYEKIRKILSALKQPNYRYSQITEAIFRNRIGTFEAMNNLPKPLRNELIKELGNNVLSITPKMEQKSNQVSKILFAIPGDEFIESVRLSYKTGWESYCISSQCGCGFGCTFCATGTLGLKRNLTTDEITDQLLYFTLNGYPLDSVSFMGMGEALANPYVFDALHVLTDPQHFGLGHRRITVSTIGLLPGVKKLTKEFPQINLTFSLHSPFNDQRSELMPINNHFPLEEVMTVLDEHIQQTKRKVYIAYILLRGINDSTKHAEAVADLLRGRGSWEHLYHVNLIPYNSTDATSQSFVESDQNSINMFLKILKSKGINVTVRTQFGSDINAACGQLYGSNGKI from the coding sequence ATGAAGCATTTATCGAAGTATGAGAAAATTCGTAAGATCTTATCGGCTCTAAAGCAACCGAATTATAGATATTCGCAAATAACAGAGGCAATCTTCAGGAACAGGATTGGAACTTTTGAAGCAATGAACAACTTGCCTAAGCCATTAAGAAATGAACTAATCAAAGAGCTTGGAAACAATGTGTTAAGCATCACACCAAAAATGGAGCAGAAATCCAATCAAGTTAGTAAAATTCTGTTTGCCATCCCTGGCGATGAATTCATTGAGTCCGTAAGGTTAAGTTATAAAACTGGATGGGAATCCTATTGTATCTCTTCGCAGTGTGGTTGCGGATTTGGTTGTACATTTTGCGCTACGGGAACACTTGGTTTGAAAAGGAATCTCACAACGGATGAAATAACGGATCAACTTCTTTACTTTACTTTAAATGGCTATCCATTGGACAGTGTGTCCTTTATGGGGATGGGGGAGGCACTTGCAAACCCATATGTGTTTGATGCATTGCATGTGCTGACGGATCCTCAGCATTTTGGTTTAGGGCATCGAAGAATTACGGTTTCTACAATAGGTTTATTACCTGGAGTAAAAAAGTTGACGAAGGAATTTCCACAGATTAATTTAACCTTCTCCCTACATTCACCGTTTAATGATCAGCGAAGTGAGTTAATGCCAATTAACAATCATTTTCCATTGGAAGAAGTTATGACCGTGTTGGATGAGCATATTCAACAAACGAAGCGAAAGGTCTACATTGCTTATATCCTGCTGAGGGGTATCAACGATTCGACTAAACATGCTGAAGCTGTTGCAGATTTGTTGCGTGGAAGAGGGTCATGGGAACATTTATATCATGTCAATCTAATCCCTTACAATTCTACTGATGCCACATCACAAAGTTTTGTAGAGTCGGATCAGAACAGCATCAATATGTTCCTTAAAATCTTGAAGTCAAAGGGGATTAACGTCACCGTCAGGACCCAATTTGGATCAGACATTAACGCAGCATGCGGCCAACTATATGGATCAAACGGGAAAATTTAA
- a CDS encoding iron-sulfur cluster assembly accessory protein, giving the protein MIQITETASRKVAEIIANENLPNSFLRVGIEEGGCSGLSYTLTVDELQGDRDIILNQGVFRILVHANSVEFIEGLVIDYEESGMLGGFTMNNPNAKASCGCGASFRMANYRGEVKKCD; this is encoded by the coding sequence ATGATTCAGATCACTGAAACAGCATCAAGAAAAGTAGCCGAAATAATAGCAAACGAAAACCTTCCTAACTCGTTTCTCAGGGTAGGTATTGAAGAAGGGGGCTGCAGCGGACTATCTTACACGCTTACCGTGGATGAATTGCAAGGAGATAGAGATATCATACTGAACCAAGGAGTGTTTCGCATCTTGGTACATGCTAATAGCGTTGAGTTCATTGAAGGTCTTGTCATTGACTATGAAGAAAGCGGGATGTTAGGCGGCTTCACCATGAATAATCCCAATGCAAAAGCTTCTTGTGGATGCGGAGCCAGTTTCAGAATGGCGAATTATCGTGGCGAAGTTAAAAAATGCGATTAG
- a CDS encoding transcriptional regulator — MSALIEEGLVTYEEEPRPMGRPTKLWRLTPAADRFFPSGYSELSRSLIHSMKEAFGNEGMDKLLAVRNKSMQEQYMKYIGDTPDVMERLEKLAEIRTSEGYMAEIKEEDDKSLLFIEKHCPICEAAAACTGLCKNELQLFQHVLGNDVTVERIEYILSGGRSCIYRVHK, encoded by the coding sequence TTGAGTGCGCTAATCGAAGAAGGATTGGTTACATACGAAGAAGAACCTCGCCCCATGGGCCGACCAACCAAACTATGGAGACTGACACCGGCAGCGGATCGTTTTTTTCCTAGCGGTTATTCGGAGTTATCACGTAGTCTAATCCATTCAATGAAAGAGGCATTCGGGAACGAAGGAATGGATAAACTGCTGGCTGTCCGAAATAAGAGCATGCAAGAACAATATATGAAGTACATTGGGGATACACCGGATGTAATGGAAAGGCTGGAAAAACTAGCGGAGATTCGAACAAGTGAGGGCTATATGGCTGAAATCAAAGAAGAAGATGATAAGAGTCTTTTGTTTATTGAGAAGCATTGTCCGATTTGTGAAGCGGCCGCTGCATGTACTGGTTTATGTAAGAACGAATTGCAATTATTTCAACATGTTCTTGGAAATGATGTTACTGTCGAACGGATCGAATACATCCTATCAGGTGGAAGAAGCTGCATTTACAGGGTTCATAAATGA
- the codB gene encoding cytosine permease, with protein sequence MSKQDQEFSWQAVPKTQRNHFWKTLSVMLGFTFFSASMLAGGTLGVGLTFMEFIGIVLAGNLALGIYTGALAHIAAKTGLSTHLLAKYAFGEKGSYLPSFLLGFTQVGWFGVGVAMFAIPVAKAMDWNVYLLIFIFGLAMTASAIFGMKSLVILGYIAVPAITILGGYSMFEGTGSLGGLQGLLDYTPTQTLTAAAALTICIGSFISGGTLTPDFARFSRTSRQAVTATVIAFFLGNSLMFLFGAVGAMAYKQADISEVMFLQGLIIPAIIVLGLNIWTTNDNALYASGLGFANITKIPKKFFVIVNGIVGTILAMWMYNNFVGFLNVLGAAIPSIGAIIIADYFFVKRRNYKPFADMTFKKVNWIAMVAWAIGVAFAQLAPGITPLNALIGTAVAYIVLMLIVPAKESKEKGKINDYTERKIAG encoded by the coding sequence ATGAGCAAACAAGATCAAGAGTTTTCGTGGCAAGCGGTACCGAAAACGCAGAGAAACCATTTTTGGAAGACGTTATCCGTCATGTTAGGATTCACTTTCTTTTCGGCAAGCATGCTGGCAGGGGGGACGCTCGGAGTCGGCTTGACGTTCATGGAGTTCATTGGAATCGTGCTTGCAGGTAATTTGGCACTCGGCATCTATACGGGAGCGCTGGCACATATCGCTGCCAAAACGGGCCTTTCCACGCATTTGCTGGCAAAGTATGCGTTTGGTGAGAAAGGCTCGTACCTGCCTTCATTCCTACTCGGCTTTACGCAGGTCGGTTGGTTCGGTGTCGGTGTGGCCATGTTCGCGATTCCGGTTGCCAAAGCGATGGATTGGAATGTGTACCTGTTGATCTTCATATTTGGTCTCGCCATGACGGCATCAGCTATCTTCGGCATGAAATCGCTCGTCATTCTGGGCTATATTGCGGTGCCGGCTATTACCATTCTTGGCGGTTACTCCATGTTCGAAGGGACAGGCTCCTTGGGCGGACTGCAAGGATTGCTCGATTACACCCCGACCCAGACGCTCACCGCGGCAGCGGCATTGACCATTTGTATCGGGTCATTCATTAGCGGCGGAACACTGACTCCCGATTTCGCCCGGTTTTCTCGCACGTCCCGGCAGGCGGTTACTGCAACGGTCATTGCGTTCTTCCTGGGGAACTCACTCATGTTCCTGTTCGGCGCAGTCGGCGCAATGGCATATAAGCAGGCAGATATCTCGGAGGTCATGTTCCTGCAAGGGCTGATCATTCCGGCGATCATCGTTCTGGGACTGAATATTTGGACGACCAACGATAACGCTCTTTATGCTTCCGGGCTGGGCTTTGCCAACATTACGAAAATTCCGAAAAAGTTCTTCGTCATTGTAAATGGCATCGTAGGTACCATATTGGCCATGTGGATGTACAACAATTTCGTCGGTTTTCTGAATGTGCTGGGCGCGGCGATCCCGTCCATCGGGGCCATCATCATCGCGGACTACTTCTTCGTGAAGCGTAGAAACTATAAACCGTTTGCCGACATGACTTTCAAGAAGGTAAACTGGATAGCGATGGTAGCTTGGGCCATCGGCGTTGCCTTCGCCCAGCTGGCTCCGGGAATCACGCCATTGAACGCACTGATCGGTACGGCAGTGGCCTACATCGTGTTAATGTTGATCGTTCCTGCCAAAGAATCCAAAGAAAAGGGGAAAATAAATGATTATACAGAACGCAAAATTGCGGGGTAA
- the rplD gene encoding 50S ribosomal protein L4, with the protein MLNVSIYNMEGKITGEMELEESIFGIIPNESVLHEAVVNHLANKRSGTHSTLTRGEVRGGGRKPYKQNKINRSRAGSIRMPHWRHGGIAFGPKPRDYGYRLNKKVKRLAIKSALSAKVQDDELIVVDHIKLESYRTKAIVAMLKALHANKKVLIVTPEVDHIVYKSANNIPDVQTTEANSLNVYDILNCDTLIIAKDAINIVTEVYASKAQLEMG; encoded by the coding sequence TTGTTAAACGTTTCTATTTATAATATGGAAGGTAAAATTACGGGTGAAATGGAACTTGAAGAATCCATCTTCGGTATTATCCCCAACGAATCGGTTCTGCATGAAGCTGTTGTTAACCATCTTGCGAACAAGCGTAGCGGGACACACTCGACTTTAACTCGTGGCGAAGTTAGAGGGGGAGGCAGAAAACCCTATAAACAAAATAAAATTAATAGATCTCGAGCGGGTTCCATACGTATGCCGCACTGGCGTCACGGAGGTATTGCGTTCGGTCCCAAACCTCGTGACTATGGATATCGTCTCAATAAAAAGGTTAAACGTCTTGCGATCAAATCAGCTTTATCCGCCAAAGTACAAGATGATGAACTCATTGTAGTTGACCATATTAAACTTGAAAGCTACAGGACAAAAGCTATCGTCGCGATGCTTAAAGCTCTTCATGCCAATAAGAAAGTGCTAATTGTAACACCTGAGGTGGATCACATCGTGTATAAAAGTGCAAATAACATTCCAGATGTGCAGACCACTGAAGCCAACTCGCTGAATGTATATGATATTCTTAATTGTGACACGCTCATTATAGCTAAGGATGCTATAAATATAGTTACAGAAGTCTACGCCTCAAAAGCACAATTGGAAATGGGGTGA